The region TGTCCGCGCCGGCTCCCCCGCACACCCCGCCGCGCCCCGCGGGGAACGGCCGCGGCAACGCCCCGGAGTGCCCGTGCCCAGTGGACGTCACCGACTCAGCTCACCGACCTTCGCGACGACCCGCCGGCTGGTGCGTTCGCCGCTGGGGATCAGCGCCCTCGTCGTCGCCCTCGTCGTGGCGGCCGCGGTCGCCGTCCCCCTCGGGATCGGCGCGCTCGGCTGCGGTGACACCCGCTACCTGCGGGTGTCGGCCACGCAGAGCCTGGCCCCGATGCTGCGGGAGGCGGCGACCGAGTTCAACGCCGGGCGCCCGTCGTACAACGGGGACTGCGTGTACGCCCAGGTGGACGAGATCGCCCCGCACCGGATCATGACCGCCCTGGCCGGCGGCCCCGGCGCGGACTCCACCATCACCCCGCACGTGTGGGTGCCCGAGTCCTCCGCCTGGGTGGAGCTAGCCCGCATGTCCGCCGGGGGCACCCGCGGCATCGAGACCGACCCGCCCTCGCTGGCCTCCTCCCCGGTGGTCCTGGCCGCCCCCGAGGGCACCGAGGGCATGCCCGACCCCGACGAGACCGACTGGACCGTCGTGCTGCCCGGCGAACGCGACCCCTACCGGCCGCTGGTCATGGTGGACCCCAACCGCGGCGTCGACGGCATGGCGGTGATGCACGCGGTCCGGCGCCACCTGGGCACCGGGGACGAGGCCGACACCGCGATGACCGACTTCGTGCGCGACGTGCAGACCGACAGCGCGTTCGGCGAGATCGACCTGTCCGCCTTCTTCACCGGGGGCGCCCGGGACGGGACGCGCCCCGCCCCGGTGATCGTGGTCCCCGAGCAGGCCGTGGCGGCCTACAACGCGAACCGCGCCGGGGACGCGCCGCGGCTGCGGGCGCACTACCCCCGGGAGGGGACCGTTTCCCTGGACTACCCCTACGTCACCACCACCGACACCCCCTCGCTGCGTTCGGCCGCTGCCGACCTGTACGAGGTGCTGCGCGGCGACGCCTACCGCGACCGCCTGCGGGAGCTGGGCTTCCGCGACCCCGGCGGGGAGGCGTCCGGCGCCCTGGCCGACCTGCCCGGGATCACCGCCGCCGCGCCCCGGGTCCACGGCGACCTCACCGGCGACGCCCTGCTGGCCTCGGTCACCGACTGGAACCGGCTGTCCATGCCCACCCGCACCCTGGTGCTGGCCGACGTCTCGGCCGACATGGCCGGAGACCTCGACGGCGCGGACGGCGCGACCCGGATGGAGGCCGCCCGGCAGGCCGCGCTGATGGGCCTGGGCCTGTTCCCCGACGCCACCGACATGGGCCTGTGGCTGATGTCGGAGGAGTACGGGGAGTCCGGCCGCGAGGAGTCCGCCGACATGCAGGGCCTGGGCGACGCCGAGGACGGCCGCGAGGTCACCCGGCGCCAGGAGCTGATGGAGATCGCGCAGACCATCGACGTGCGGGGCGGCGGCTCCCGGCTCTACGACAACATCCTGGCCGCCTACGACGAGGTCCAGTCCGTCTACGACGAGGACAAGATCAACAGCGTCATCCTGCTGACCGCGGGCCGGGACGCGGGGTCGAGCGACCTGTCGCACGGCGAGCTCGTGGCGGCCCTACAGGACCGCTTCGACCCGCAGCGGCCGGTGAGCCTGTTCATCATCGCCTTCGGCGACCAGGCCGACCGGGAGGAGCTGCGCGCGGTCGCGGCGGCGACCAGCGGCTCGCTGTTCGTCACCGACGACCCCGAGGAGATCGGCGACATCTTCCTCAGTTCGATCTCGCGGCGGCTCTGCGTGCCCGATTGCGACAACTGACGTGCGCCCCCTCGGGTACGGACCGGCCGTGCCCCGGGGGCGCCCCCGGGACGCGGGCCGACCGGGGACGGTCTCGATTCCGTATCGGAATCGGTTTCCGGCCGGACCGCCCCGCCGGGAGGGGTCGTCGCCGCCGGGGGCGGATCCCCCAGGGTGACGGGGGCTGCACGGGGGCGCGGTGCGGGTCACGGCACCATGTGACCGCAATGGACCTGTACATACCGTCTCCACCCGCTCCGGAAGGTTGAGTACCTTTCCCACCAGTAACACCCTTGCGGTCGGACCGACGCCCTCCCGGTCCCGGCCCACCGGTCCGCCCCGCTCCGGCACCCGTACCGGCGCCGGCGGGCCACTCCAGTAACGGCACCATCCCCCAGGACGACTCCTCGTCCGAACACACCACCCCGTGAGGAAAGCTGTGGGACGTCACCGCGGAAGATACGCAGAAGAAGCCCCCGGTCGGTCCAGGCGCCGCCGCGGACGCGGCGGGGCCTTCGCCGCCCTGGCCGCGGCCCTCGTGATCGTCGTCGGCCTGGCGGGGGTGGGCGTGTACATGTTCGGCAACTCCGGCGGGTGCGGCGGCTCCGACATCCGGCTGGACGTGGCCGTCAGCCCCGAGCTGGCGCCCGCCGTCGACGCGGTCGCCCGCGACTTCAACCTCACCGACACCGCCGTCGACGGCCGGTGCGTGCACGTCGAGGTCCGCCAGGTCGACTCGGCCAACGTCGCCTTCGGCATCACCGGCTCCGGCGCCACCATGGGCGACACCGACTCCGACGTGTGGATCCCGGACTCCTCGGTGTGGCCGCGCATCGTCCAGAGCCAGTCCGGCGACGCCGTCCTCACCGACACCGGGACCTCCGTGGCCCGCAGCCCGCTGGTGGTGACCGAGCTCGCCGCGTACGCCGAGGAGGCCGAAGCGCCCACCACGTGGATGGACGTCGTGCCCACCGCCGCGCCCGGCGAGCAGGCCGAGCGCACCGTCCGGGTCGTCGACCCGGCCCGCAGCTCCACCGGCCTGGGCACCCTCTACCTGCTGAACGGCGCGCTGGAGGAGGCCAGCCCCGACGCCGAGACCTTCAACGCGGCCATGACGGCCGCCCTCCAGTCGCTGCACCGCGGCGCCTCCGCCGACGAGGAGGCCGCCTTCCTTGCGCTCAGCGGCGGCGGCGAGGAGGCCCCGCCGCTCATGGTGATGTCGGAGCAGGCCGCCTGGCGCTACAACTCCGCCTACGAGGAGAACGCCGTCCGGGTCGACTACCTCGAGGGCGGCACCTACTACCTCGACTACCCCTACCTCGTCCGCACCGAGGACAGCGTCCTGACCCGCGCGGCCGAGGAGTTCCGCACCGCGATCCGCTCGGACTCGGCGCGCGGGCACATCCTCGCCGAGGGCTTCCGCGGGCCCGAGGGCGAGGTGGACACCTCCGTGCTCAGCGGCGACCACGGTTTCCTGGAGGCCGCCCCCGAGGAGCTGGCGACGCCCTCCGAGGGTTCGATCACCGACCTGACCCGCACCTGGAACCAGATGAAGATGGACTCGCGCGTGCTCGCGATCGTCGACATCTCCGGGTCGATGCTGGCCGAGGTGCCCGGCACCGGGATGACCCGCATGCAGGTGACCGGCGCCGCCGCCACCCAGGGCCTGGAGATGTTCACCCCCAGCTCCGAGCTGGGCCTGTGGCAGTTCTCCACCAACGTCAACAACAACCTGCACTACCAGGAGATCGCGCCGATCCGCGAGCTCCAGGCCACGGCGGACGACGGCAGCGAGCACCGCGCCGTCCTGTCCCAGGCGCTGGGGTCCCTCCAGCCGCTGCCCCAGGGCGACACGGCCCTGTACGACACCTACCTGGCCGCGTACCAGGAGATGTCGCGGACCTACCGGCCCGACCGCAACAACGTCATCCTGATGCTGACGGACGGGGACAACGACAACCCCGGCGGCCTGGACCTGGACGGGCTGCTGACGCAGATCGAGGCGATCGCCAGCCCGTCCCGGCCGATCCCCATCATCACCATCGCGTTCGGCCCCGACGTGCAGAACCTGGAGCCGCTCCAGGAGATCGCCGCGGCGACCGGCGGCGCCTCGTACATGACCGAGGACCCGACGGAGATCGGCGACATCTTCATCAGGGCGTTCTCGCTGCGCATCTCCGAGCCCGAGGACTGACGGGGACCGGGCCCGGGGACTCGGGCCCGGGAGCGCGGGGGTCCGGGCGTGCGGGAGCGCGCCGGAGGGGGCGGTGGCCGATGCGGCCGCCGCCCCCTCCGGGCTTCCACGGGTCCCGGCCTCCATGGACTTCTCCGACCGTCCGGCGTACACAGAGAGGGCCGGGAACGACGGACCCCTTGGGGGGAGTGCGATGTCCGAGGCGTGGATGCCCGAGGCCGAGCGGATCGACGGCGGCCGGGCGCACTCCCCGCCCGGGACCGGCGCCCCGCGCGCCGTGTGGACCGTGACCGGGACGGATCCGGCCGTGCGGTCGGCACGGGAGGAGGCCGGGCGGCTGGTGTCCGCGGGGCGGACCGTGCACCTGGTGTGGAACCCGCTGACGGGCGACACCGTCCAGATCCTGCCCGCCACCCGGCGGGCCTCCCCCTCCCCCGGCTCCACCCGCCACCACGGGCTGCGCGTGGACCACGGCGACGAGGGGCGGGTGTGCCTGGTCGTCGCCGTGGTCGCCCACCGGTCCGCGCCCTTCACCCGCGGCCCGATGCGCGGCCGGGACGCGCTGCTGTCCTGGCTCGGCTCCTGGGGTGTTCCGCGGACCTGGCCCGCGGGGACGCCCGGCACCGGGACCGCCCCGCCACCGGAGCGGGAACGGGTCTGGGCCCGGGGCGGCCACTTCGGCCACGACCAGGTACCGGGCTCGACCGACCCGGGGCCGGGCCGCCTGGACACCGCCCGGCTCCTCGCCGGGGACGGCCGGGTCCCCTCCCCGCGACCGGAGCAGGAACACCCGGTCACCGACTGAGCACCCGGGGCGATGGCCTGCGGCGGGACGCCCCGGCGGACCCGGGAAACGGGATCCACTGGTCGAGCAGAGTTCCGAAACCCCTTAGTCTGACCCCCATGGGTGGATCTATCGAGCCGGGTTGGTACGCGGACCCGCAGGGCGACGCGCGAACGCTCAGATGGTGGAACGGCGAAGAGTGGACGCGGCACACCCGCTCCCTGGATGAACTCCAAGGTGGCGGGGCCGACGACGACGAAGAGGCCGCCACCGCCTACCTCGGCGGGCCCGGCGGCCCCCCGTCCGAGGACGAGCCCGGAACCGTGCGTCTGGGCCCCTCCCCCGGGGCCGTCGACGACGATCTCGGCACCATGCGCATCGACCCCTCCTGGGGCCGGGACGCGGCGCACCCCCCGGCCGACGACGAGCCCGGCACCGTGCGCCTGGGCCCCTCCACCCCCGTCGGCCCCCCGCCGAGCGCCCCCGTGGACGACGAGCCCGGCACCGTCCGCATCAACCCCGGCCGGCCCTCCACCGCCGACGAGGAGCCCACCGCGGACCTCAGCGACGGCGCGACCATGCGCGTCACCCCCGGCACCGCCTCCCCCCGCCCCCAGGGGGGCGTCAACGACGGCGCCACCATCCGCGTGTCCCCCGGCGACCTGCCCGGCCGCGGTGAGGAGCCCCCCACCGCCGACCTGAGCGACGACCTGCCCACCGCCGACCTCACCGGTTCCGGCGCGGCCCCCGGCACCGGCTCCCCGGGCGGGACCCGCGTCTTCGACCCCGGGGAGATCGGCGACGCCCCGGGCACCCGCGTCTTCGACCCGTCCGATGCTGGCGGGACCTCCGGCACCAGGGTGTTCACCCCCGGTGGCGGCGGCGAGCCCGGCGGCACCGCCGTGTTCGACCCCAACGACCCGATGTTCTCCGGCGGCGCCCCCGAGGGCGACGAGGACGAGGGCGACAGGAAGGGCGGCCGCTTCAACAAGCTGCTGGGCAGCCTCAAGGAGGGCTGGAGCGACCTCTCCGAGGAGCGCCGCGAGCAGCGCCGCGTGGCCGAGGAGGAGGCCGCCAAGCGCCGCGAGGAAGAGGCGAAGCGGCAGGCCGAGGAGGCCGCCAAGCGCGCGGAGGAGAACCGCAAGCGCGCCGAGGAAGAGGCCGAGCGCCGCGCGGAGGAGGAGCGCAACCGCCCCCCGGGGGCCGCGCCGGCCGCCCCCGCCGCGGGGACCCCGGGCGCCCCGCTCCCGGGCACCCCGGCCCCCGGGGCTCCCGTTCCGGGACCCCCCGGGCACCCCGCTCCCCCGGCCTCCCCGCCGGCTCCGGCCGAGGGCACCCCGTGGACCCCGGGCCGCCCGGACGCCTCCCGCCAGGCTCCCCCGCCGCACGCCGCACCGCCTTCGGGCCCCCAGCCGGGGTACCCGCCGACCGGCGGCCGCCCGGGCTACCCGCCCTCGGGCCCCCAGCCGGGCTACCCGCGCCAGTCGGGACCCCAGCAGGCGTACCACCGCCCGCCGCAGCCGCCGCCGGGCGGCGGCTACCCGCCGCCGTTCCCGCCGCCCCAGCAGATGAACCGCCCTCCGGGGCGCCCGCCGCAGGGCCCGCCCCCGATGAACCGGCCCGGCCCGCCCCCGGCTACCCGCCCGCGGGTCCGCGCGCCGGGGTCCCGGGCGGCCCGCCCGCGCCCCACGGCGGCCCCCAGCCCCCTGGGGCCCGCACCCGGGCGCCCCCGGCCACCAGCCCTACCCGGCCCCGCCGCCCCAGCCCCAGCCGCCCAAGAAGAAGAAGGGCGGCTGCGGATGCGGCTGCTTCACCTTCCTGCTGATCCTGCTGGTGGTCCTGGGCCTGGTCGTCGTCCAGTTCTGGGGCATCTGGGACTGGCTGTACCTCATCGGCGTCGGTGAGCCCCCGGGCGTCTCCGACCCCTTCATCTGGGACTGACCGCGTCCCGCCGCGGGGCGGCCTCCGCCGGAGGCCGCCCCGCGGCGTGTCCGGGCCCCCGCCCCCGAAGCCCTAAGCTGGCCGTATGAACGACAGTTTGGTGTGGATCGACTGCGAGATGACGGGCCTCGACTTCGAGAACGACGCGCTGATCGAGGTGGCCTGTCTGATCACCGACGGGGAGCTCAACATCCTCGACGAGGGCATCGACGTCGTGATCAAACCCCCGCAGGCCGCACTGGACGCCATGGGCGACTTCGTACGCGACATGCACACCACCTCCGGGCTGCTCGCCGAGCTCGACAAGGGCGTGACCCTCCAGGAGGCCGAGGACGCCGTCCTGGAGCACATCCGCCGCTACGTCCCCGAGCCGGGCAAGGCCCCGCTGTGCGGCAACTCCATCGCCACGGACCGCACCTTCCTCGCCCGCGACATGAAGCG is a window of Nocardiopsis changdeensis DNA encoding:
- a CDS encoding substrate-binding domain-containing protein, producing MPSGRHRLSSPTFATTRRLVRSPLGISALVVALVVAAAVAVPLGIGALGCGDTRYLRVSATQSLAPMLREAATEFNAGRPSYNGDCVYAQVDEIAPHRIMTALAGGPGADSTITPHVWVPESSAWVELARMSAGGTRGIETDPPSLASSPVVLAAPEGTEGMPDPDETDWTVVLPGERDPYRPLVMVDPNRGVDGMAVMHAVRRHLGTGDEADTAMTDFVRDVQTDSAFGEIDLSAFFTGGARDGTRPAPVIVVPEQAVAAYNANRAGDAPRLRAHYPREGTVSLDYPYVTTTDTPSLRSAAADLYEVLRGDAYRDRLRELGFRDPGGEASGALADLPGITAAAPRVHGDLTGDALLASVTDWNRLSMPTRTLVLADVSADMAGDLDGADGATRMEAARQAALMGLGLFPDATDMGLWLMSEEYGESGREESADMQGLGDAEDGREVTRRQELMEIAQTIDVRGGGSRLYDNILAAYDEVQSVYDEDKINSVILLTAGRDAGSSDLSHGELVAALQDRFDPQRPVSLFIIAFGDQADREELRAVAAATSGSLFVTDDPEEIGDIFLSSISRRLCVPDCDN
- the orn gene encoding oligoribonuclease, whose product is MNDSLVWIDCEMTGLDFENDALIEVACLITDGELNILDEGIDVVIKPPQAALDAMGDFVRDMHTTSGLLAELDKGVTLQEAEDAVLEHIRRYVPEPGKAPLCGNSIATDRTFLARDMKRIDEHLHYRMVDVSSIKELLRRWYPRVYYASPDKNGGHRALADITESIRELRYYRAAAFVPEPGPNSATARAIAADVVAGGTGRVEPREDAPEN
- a CDS encoding substrate-binding domain-containing protein, translating into MGRHRGRYAEEAPGRSRRRRGRGGAFAALAAALVIVVGLAGVGVYMFGNSGGCGGSDIRLDVAVSPELAPAVDAVARDFNLTDTAVDGRCVHVEVRQVDSANVAFGITGSGATMGDTDSDVWIPDSSVWPRIVQSQSGDAVLTDTGTSVARSPLVVTELAAYAEEAEAPTTWMDVVPTAAPGEQAERTVRVVDPARSSTGLGTLYLLNGALEEASPDAETFNAAMTAALQSLHRGASADEEAAFLALSGGGEEAPPLMVMSEQAAWRYNSAYEENAVRVDYLEGGTYYLDYPYLVRTEDSVLTRAAEEFRTAIRSDSARGHILAEGFRGPEGEVDTSVLSGDHGFLEAAPEELATPSEGSITDLTRTWNQMKMDSRVLAIVDISGSMLAEVPGTGMTRMQVTGAAATQGLEMFTPSSELGLWQFSTNVNNNLHYQEIAPIRELQATADDGSEHRAVLSQALGSLQPLPQGDTALYDTYLAAYQEMSRTYRPDRNNVILMLTDGDNDNPGGLDLDGLLTQIEAIASPSRPIPIITIAFGPDVQNLEPLQEIAAATGGASYMTEDPTEIGDIFIRAFSLRISEPED
- a CDS encoding DUF2510 domain-containing protein — encoded protein: MGGSIEPGWYADPQGDARTLRWWNGEEWTRHTRSLDELQGGGADDDEEAATAYLGGPGGPPSEDEPGTVRLGPSPGAVDDDLGTMRIDPSWGRDAAHPPADDEPGTVRLGPSTPVGPPPSAPVDDEPGTVRINPGRPSTADEEPTADLSDGATMRVTPGTASPRPQGGVNDGATIRVSPGDLPGRGEEPPTADLSDDLPTADLTGSGAAPGTGSPGGTRVFDPGEIGDAPGTRVFDPSDAGGTSGTRVFTPGGGGEPGGTAVFDPNDPMFSGGAPEGDEDEGDRKGGRFNKLLGSLKEGWSDLSEERREQRRVAEEEAAKRREEEAKRQAEEAAKRAEENRKRAEEEAERRAEEERNRPPGAAPAAPAAGTPGAPLPGTPAPGAPVPGPPGHPAPPASPPAPAEGTPWTPGRPDASRQAPPPHAAPPSGPQPGYPPTGGRPGYPPSGPQPGYPRQSGPQQAYHRPPQPPPGGGYPPPFPPPQQMNRPPGRPPQGPPPMNRPGPPPATRPRVRAPGSRAARPRPTAAPSPLGPAPGRPRPPALPGPAAPAPAAQEEEGRLRMRLLHLPADPAGGPGPGRRPVLGHLGLAVPHRRR